Proteins encoded within one genomic window of Cydia pomonella isolate Wapato2018A chromosome 12, ilCydPomo1, whole genome shotgun sequence:
- the LOC133523815 gene encoding uncharacterized protein LOC133523815 yields the protein MELYRNLKGSFQDISMSLRDWSSNSREFMKKVSDTCKEDKVKVLGLEWDIKKDTLQLKPNLQEEAVTKRGILKTIASIYDPCGYAVPYTLSSKLFLQGLWKAGVSWDSPLSSELTEEWNVIRQNLEAIREVSVNRCYMKTPVGKGYQLHCFTDASLQAYAASVFLVNGSGKSFIIGKSRLIPSKDQESLKIPRLELLGVLIGSRLIKFVLKFFQQKIARQVLWTDSQIVIEWCKSDKLLPPFVARRIEEIRTNKDLEIRYLPTDLNPADVGTRPTCSREDGEKWLSGPQFIVEDPKTWPTTSGSGPTSSLLTGEGLGIQEDEELMEIDDPDIPNVNPAETEDGTTAKEIINQENGQMPDNKFQKLKEIQAEYFPLEVEGKVTSLSLNLGIFKDIDELLRCKGRMKHTNWSFDKRYPILIPKNSDFTNEIIIKTHQENKHVGVSHTLDKIRETYWIPQGRSQVQRILKKCPECMRHDGGPYRLPETPALPKERVNYSSPFTYVGTDYLGPLLVNNGNGNCKRWISLYTCLAVRAIHLEVVNDLTAEEGLLALRRMISARGVPILITSDNAAHFKLLSEILQNPYCVDKEIKWKFIPQLAPWHGGFYERLVGLVKNCMKKTLQKHLLNDSQLVTVVKEIEAVLNTRPLTYVDSEPDHVLKPSDFLTMGKCIIMETSGKDPTTSQGTVTKDNLIKGWKKAQIILREFKEMFENRYLLNLRERYSHHPKEPRVISKLAPKIGQIVQIKGDTKNRVNWKVGKIVSLRKGADGLCRVATVRVGDTEYTRSIAHLYPLEIEDGEEQCKQTSSYDESAEEPLQLPNLPRSSRRDDMTVDFVNDVAESESLSEQRCTQAVRDKPEEEVQPYASPVEGRSSSQRILEPMYSESNKPKPKSMSEPEPFAVVDLESYEHTKPESHNLEEVTLGNESRPKRAAGLRALEKIKEWTSNLVALFLPVLGSVATDAKIRCHNTNSPAATPNSAL from the coding sequence ATGGAGCTCTACAGAAATCTAAAAGGATCTTTTCAAGATATTTCAATGTCACTCAGGGATTGGAGCTCAAATTCTCGAGAATTTATGAAGAAAGTTTCTGATACATGTAAAGAAGATAAAGTAAAGGTACTTGGTTTAGAATGGGACATTAAGAAAGATACTCTTCAGTTGAAACCTAACTTGCAAGAGGAAGCAGTCACAAAAAGAGGAATACTGAAGACTATTGCATCAATCTATGATCCATGTGGTTATGCCGTGCCCTATACTCTATCATCTAAACTCTTTCTACAAGGACTCTGGAAGGCTGGAGTGTCGTGGGACTCGCCATTGTCAAGCGAACTAACAGAAGAGTGGAACGTCATCAGACAGAACTTAGAAGCCATTAGGGAAGTGTCAGTGAACAGATGCTACATGAAGACACCAGTGGGAAAAGGCTACCAACTACACTGTTTCACTGACGCCTCCCTACAGGCTTATGCAGCATCAGTCTTTTTAGTCAACGGCTCGGGGAAAAGCTTCATCATTGGTAAATCCCGTTTAATACCAAGTAAAGATCAGGAGAGTCTCAAGATACCCCGTCTTGAACTATTAGGAGTACTGATTGGCAGTAGATTGATAAAGTTCGTTCTTAAATTCTTCCAGCAGAAGATAGCAAGGCAAGTCTTATGGACCGACAGCCAGATAGTCATAGAATGGTGTAAATCTGACAAACTATTACCACCTTTCGTTGCCAGGAGGATAGAAGAGATCAGAACAAATAAAGATCTGGAAATCAGATACCTTCCAACAGACCTAAATCCAGCAGACGTAGGCACCAGACCCACCTGTTCGAGAGAGGACGGGGAGAAATGGCTGAGTGGTCCACAATTTATAGTAGAAGATCCGAAGACGTGGCCAACTACATCCGGCAGTGGACCCACCAGTTCTCTCTTGACTGGGGAGGGTCTTGGGATCCAAGAAGATGAAGAACTGATGGAAATAGATGATCCAGATATACCTAATGTTAACCCGGCGGAAACGGAAGATGGCACAACTGCAAAAGAGATAATAAATCAAGAGAATGGTCAGATGCCAGACAATAAGTTTCAAAAATTGAAAGAAATTCAAGCAGAGTATTTTCCTCTAGAAGTAGAGGGAAAAGtaactagtttaagtttgaatttAGGCATATTTAAAGATATAGATGAGTTACTGAGGTGCAAAGGTCGTATGAAACACACAAACTGGTCATTTGACAAACGCTATCCTATACTTATTCCAAAAAATTCAGATTTCACCAacgaaattataataaagactcatcaagaaaataaacatgttGGAGTGAGTCACACGTTAGACAAGATAAGGGAAACATACTGGATTCCACAAGGAAGAAGCCAAGTTCAAAGGATCCTGAAGAAATGCCCTGAATGTATGAGACATGACGGAGGGCCATATAGACTACCGGAAACTCCTGCTTTACCGAAAGAGAGAGTCAACTATAGTTCTCCATTTACATACGTTGGTACCGACTACCTGGGACCACTTCTAGTTAACAATGGGAATGGCAATTGCAAAAGGTGGATTAGCCTTTATACATGTTTGGCTGTAAGAGCCATTCACCTAGAAGTTGTAAACGACCTAACAGCGGAAGAAGGTTTATTGGCCTTACGCAGGATGATTTCAGCAAGAGGAGTGCCTATCTTGATAACCTCTGACAACGCAGCTCACTTTAAGTTACTCTCGGAGATTCTTCAGAATCCATACTGCgtagataaagaaataaaatggaaatttataCCACAGTTAGCACCATGGCATGGAGGATTCTACGAGAGATTAGTCGGATTGGTTAAGAACTGTATGAAGAAAACTTTACAGAAACATTTATTGAATGACAGCCAGCTGGTTACAGTGGTTAAAGAAATAGAAGCGGTTCTTAACACAAGACCTTTAACTTACGTGGACTCGGAGCCTGATCATGTATTAAAACCTTCAGACTTTCTTACCATGGGAAAATGTATCATTATGGAAACGTCAGGAAAGGATCCTACTACGTCACAAGGAACGGTGACTaaagacaatttaattaaaGGTTGGAAGAAAGCACAGATAATTCTAAGAGAATTTAAAGAGATGTTCGAGAACCGGTATCTCCTAAATTTGAGAGAAAGATATTCCCACCATCCTAAAGAACCTAGGGTAATATCCAAGTTGGCTCCAAAGATAGGTCAAATCGTGCAGATCAAAGGTGACACGAAGAACAGAGTCAATTGGAAAGTTGGGAAAATAGTATCTTTAAGAAAAGGCGCCGACGGTTTATGTAGGGTTGCCACGGTACGAGTAGGAGATACAGAGTATACAAGATCTATCGCGCATCTCTACCCGTTAGAGATCGAAGATGGAGAAGAACAGTGTAAACAAACATCATCTTACGACGAAAGCGCAGAAGAACCTCTGCAACTTCCTAATCTACCCCGTTCGTCACGCAGAGATGACATGACGGTGGATTTCGTCAACGATGTTGCCGAATCCGAGTCTCTTTCTGAGCAAAGATGCACGCAAGCAGTCAGAGATAAGCCAGAAGAAGAAGTACAACCTTATGCCTCGCCAGTAGAGGGAAGGAGTTCCTCTCAACGAATCCTAGAGCCTATGTATAGTGAGTCAAATAAGCCTAAGCCTAAGTCTATGTCCGAACCAGAACCGTTCGCGGTCGTCGACCTCGAATCTTACGAGCACACTAAGCCAGAATCACACAACCTGGAGGAGGTTACGCTAGGCAACGAGTCAAGACCTAAGAGAGCCGCAGGTCTTCGAGCCCTTGAGAAGATCAAAGAATGGACCAGCAATCTAGTCGCCCTATTCCTGCCTGTGTTGGGGAGTGTCGCGACGGACGCGAAAATCCGATGCCACAATACTAATTCACCTGCGGCAACACCGAACAGCGCCCTCTAG
- the LOC133523820 gene encoding uncharacterized protein LOC133523820, with protein sequence MDDLLLRRLRLINDKLTTDLEVIPVTINSENLGQAQITYSKLDASLKRLDNDLMEYFRLASTPASDEICLLSGLQLQTEETLAELKVKIDQITFKSNATEKPPEANASCRLPKLQLPVYSGDMLFWCEFWDSFKSNIDSRNLPDVDKLSYLKASVTGDAKKAIDGLSTTNSNYRIAISILKERFGKTSHLIDAHYATLYKVKMAKGTAEDCRKTFNEVERNLKILESLGENINHNHLRFMLLEKFPPDLVYEIKLKVNDDSIQEIRNQLDRIITAKEDAERISGRKRTHEAEDSTVGTLHINVKRARSAYQPKQQQGPPKKQNPQGGFDRRPERKNKFDSINKPNKWNRPNQTPTSNKDQPEPQQGPSKGRPAWTCIFCKGDHYNDKCSEATTLAERKKRLGKKCFMCLKLGHFIKDCKNKRKCTICCSETPHNRALCHLNFQKNTAMKKQS encoded by the coding sequence ATGGACGATTTGCTTTTAAGAAGGCTTAGGCTCATTAACGACAAACTCACCACAGACCTAGAAGTTATTCCTGTTACCATTAATTCAGAGAACTTAGGGCAGGCTCAAATTACTTACAGTAAATTAGATGCATCTCTGAAAAGACTTGACAACGACTTGATGGAGTACTTTCGCTTGGCTTCGACACCTGCTTCTGATGAAATATGTTTACTGAGTGGATTGCAACTTCAAACAGAGGAGACTTTGGCTGAACTTAAAGTGAAGATCGATCAAATAACTTTCAAAAGCAATGCTACAGAGAAACCTCCGGAAGCGAATGCCTCGTGCCGACTCCCTAAACTTCAGCTGCCGGTGTATAGTGGAGACATGCTCTTTTGGTGTGAGTTCTGGGACTCCTTCAAGAGCAACATTGATTCAAGAAATCTGCCTGATGTTGACAAGCTCTCCTATCTTAAAGCCTCGGTGACGGGAGATGCCAAGAAAGCCATAGATGGTCTGTCAACTACTAATTCTAATTATAGAATAGCCATATCAATCCTGAAGGAGCGTTTCGGCAAGACCTCTCATCTCATTGACGCGCATTATGCAACACTATATAAGGTTAAGATGGCCAAAGGCACCGCTGAAGACTGTAGAAAGACATTCAACGAAGTTGAACGAAATCTCAAAATTTTGGAATCGTTAGGTGAAAACATCAATCACAATCATCTTCGTTTTATGTTGCTGGAGAAATTTCCACCCGATCTAGTTTACGAAATTAAGCTGAAGGTTAATGATGATTCTATACAAGAAATCAGGAACCAATTAGATAGAATTATTACCGCAAAAGAGGATGCTGAAAGGATTTCAGGAAGAAAACGCACGCATGAAGCAGAAGATAGTACAGTCGGAACTCTACATATAAATGTGAAACGTGCAAGAAGCGCATATCAACCCAAACAGCAACAAGGTCCCCCTAAGAAACAAAATCCTCAAGGAGGTTTTGATAGAAGACCGGAAAGGAAGAATAAGTTTGATAGTATTAATAAACCCAATAAATGGAACAGACCAAACCAAACTCCGACTTCTAACAAGGATCAACCAGAACCTCAGCAGGGCCCTTCAAAGGGGAGACCAGCGTGGACATGCATATTTTGCAAAGGTGATCATTACAATGATAAGTGCTCTGAAGCTACTACCTTAGCAGAAAGAAAGAAACGACTTGGAAAGAAATGCTTCATGTGTTTGAAGTTAGGCCACTTTATAAAAGACTGCAAGAACAAACGTAAGTGTACCATTTGCTGTAGTGAGACACCGCATAACAGAGCTTTATGCCATTTAAATTTTCAGAAGAATACTGCAATGAAGAAACAGTCCTGA